The Pseudomonas sp. FP2309 genome has a window encoding:
- the mltF gene encoding membrane-bound lytic murein transglycosylase MltF, with translation MFSPTALRPRCARWLLATGLFLMLSACVDKPSTLERIKEDGVLRVITRNSPATYFQDRNGETGFEYELVKRFADDLGVKLEIETADNLDDLFGQLGKPNGPVLAAAGLVSSEQRQQQVRFSHPYLEVTPQIIYRNGQSRPTNAADLVGKKIMVLKGSTHAEQLAELKKQNPAIEYEESDAVEVVDLLRMVDEGQIDLTLVDSNEVAMNQVYFPNVRVAFDLGNASNQSWAVAAGEDNSLLNEINSYLDKVEKNGTLQRLKDRYYGHVDVLGYVGAYTFAQHLQQRLPKYEKHFRAYAKEEKVDWRLLAAIGYQESLWQPAVTSKTGVRGLMMLTQNTAQAMGVSNRLDARQSIMGGAKYLAKIKDELDDKIAEPDRTWFALAAYNVGSGHLDDARLLAKKEGLNPNKWLDVKKMLPRLSQKQWYSKTRYGYARGGEPVHFVANIRRYYDILTWVTQPQLEGNQVVEGNLHVPGVDKTKPPEDNSQL, from the coding sequence ATGTTCTCACCAACTGCTTTGCGCCCGCGATGCGCCAGATGGCTGCTCGCCACCGGACTCTTTTTGATGCTCAGCGCCTGTGTTGACAAACCCAGCACGCTCGAGCGAATCAAGGAGGATGGCGTATTGCGGGTGATAACCCGGAACAGCCCGGCCACCTATTTCCAGGACCGCAACGGCGAAACCGGCTTCGAATACGAACTGGTCAAGCGCTTTGCCGACGACCTGGGCGTCAAGCTTGAGATCGAGACCGCCGACAACCTCGACGACCTGTTCGGCCAGTTGGGCAAACCCAACGGCCCGGTCCTCGCCGCCGCCGGCCTGGTCAGCAGCGAGCAGCGCCAGCAGCAAGTACGCTTCTCCCACCCCTACCTCGAAGTGACCCCGCAGATCATCTACCGCAACGGTCAGTCGCGCCCGACCAACGCTGCGGATCTGGTGGGCAAGAAGATCATGGTGCTCAAGGGCAGCACCCACGCCGAGCAATTGGCTGAGCTGAAAAAACAGAACCCTGCAATCGAATACGAAGAATCCGACGCCGTTGAAGTGGTCGACCTGTTGCGCATGGTGGACGAGGGGCAAATCGACCTGACCCTGGTGGACTCCAACGAAGTGGCGATGAACCAGGTGTACTTTCCCAACGTGCGCGTGGCGTTCGACCTGGGCAACGCCAGCAACCAGAGCTGGGCCGTGGCCGCCGGTGAAGACAACAGCCTGCTCAACGAAATCAACAGCTACCTGGACAAGGTCGAGAAAAACGGCACGTTGCAACGTCTGAAGGACCGTTATTACGGGCATGTCGACGTACTCGGCTATGTGGGCGCCTACACCTTCGCCCAGCATCTGCAGCAGCGCCTGCCCAAATACGAAAAGCACTTTCGCGCCTACGCCAAGGAAGAAAAGGTCGACTGGCGCCTGCTGGCAGCCATCGGCTATCAGGAATCGCTGTGGCAACCGGCGGTCACCTCCAAGACCGGCGTGCGCGGCCTGATGATGCTGACCCAGAACACCGCCCAGGCGATGGGCGTGTCCAACCGTCTGGATGCCAGGCAAAGCATCATGGGCGGCGCCAAGTACCTGGCCAAGATCAAGGACGAGCTGGACGACAAGATCGCCGAGCCCGACCGTACCTGGTTCGCGCTCGCGGCGTATAACGTCGGCAGCGGGCACCTGGACGACGCGCGCCTGTTGGCGAAGAAAGAAGGCCTGAACCCGAACAAGTGGCTGGATGTGAAGAAAATGCTGCCGCGCCTGTCGCAGAAGCAGTGGTACAGCAAAACCCGCTACGGCTACGCCCGTGGTGGTGAGCCGGTGCACTTTGTGGCGAACATCCGACGCTACTACGACATCCTCACCTGGGTGACCCAGCCACAGTTGGAAGGCAACCAGGTGGTCGAAGGCAACCTGCATGTACCGGGCGTGGACAAGACCAAGCCGCCGGAAGACAACTCGCAACTGTAA
- a CDS encoding alpha/beta hydrolase: MTSRHFPCRRTLSGFHIAGLVIVSALLTACQSPREALQQLAEAHGRQWEVLPGHTFPLFILAPQTAEKMTRLRVYLEGDGHSWATATQPSLDPSPHTLLVPRLAVDDPTPNAYLARPCQFIMAAACEPALWTHRRFSQEVVTRLSQALDQLKQRYGNREFELVGYSGGAALALLLAAQRTDVTQVQTLAGNLSPRLWTTMKGLSPLDGSLDPLDYRDRLARLPQRHFVADADPIIPAGLAQRYQQALGSPLSQCIHVSDTSHDKGWEAAWRRWANTPLAHQVPE; the protein is encoded by the coding sequence ATGACGAGCAGACACTTTCCCTGTCGCCGGACATTGTCCGGCTTTCATATCGCAGGGCTGGTGATAGTCAGCGCGCTTCTCACCGCCTGCCAATCGCCGCGCGAGGCACTGCAACAACTGGCTGAAGCGCATGGGCGGCAATGGGAGGTCCTGCCGGGGCACACCTTCCCTCTTTTCATACTTGCACCGCAGACTGCAGAAAAGATGACTCGCCTGCGTGTCTACCTGGAAGGCGATGGCCATTCCTGGGCGACGGCCACTCAACCCAGTCTGGACCCGAGCCCGCACACGCTTTTAGTGCCGCGGCTGGCGGTCGATGATCCAACACCGAATGCGTACCTGGCACGCCCCTGCCAGTTCATCATGGCCGCAGCCTGTGAACCCGCACTCTGGACCCATCGACGTTTTTCTCAGGAAGTGGTCACCCGCCTCAGCCAGGCGCTGGACCAGTTAAAACAGCGGTATGGCAATAGGGAGTTCGAACTGGTGGGGTATTCAGGTGGCGCCGCTCTCGCCTTGTTATTAGCGGCGCAACGCACTGATGTTACCCAGGTGCAAACCCTCGCGGGCAACCTCAGCCCACGTCTGTGGACCACGATGAAAGGCCTGTCACCGCTCGACGGCTCATTGGACCCGCTGGATTATCGTGATCGACTTGCCCGACTACCCCAGCGTCATTTCGTCGCAGACGCAGACCCGATTATTCCCGCCGGTTTAGCTCAAAGGTACCAACAGGCACTTGGCTCGCCCCTCTCCCAATGCATCCACGTATCAGACACAAGCCATGACAAGGGATGGGAAGCGGCTTGGCGCCGATGGGCTAACACCCCGTTGGCCCATCAGGTTCCTGAATAA
- the purL gene encoding phosphoribosylformylglycinamidine synthase, with protein sequence MLILRGAPALSAFRHSKLLEQLSQKVPAVTGLYAEFAHFADVTGVLTADEQQVLARLLKYGPSVPVQEPTGRLFLVLPRFGTISPWSSKASDIARNCGLEKIQRLERGIAFYVEGGFSDAEAELIASSLHDRMTQIIVSQLEQAAGLFSHAEPKPLTAIDVLGGGRAALEKANTELGLALAEDEIDYLVNAFNGLQRNPHDIELMMFAQANSEHCRHKIFNASWDIDGENQEKSLFGMIKNTYVMHSEGVLSAYKDNASVIVGSVAGRFFPDPETRQYGAVQEPVHILMKVETHNHPTAIAPFPGAATGSGGEIRDEGATGRGAKPKAGLTGFTVSNLQIPGFEQPWEVPYGKPERIVTALDIMIEGPLGGAAFNNEFGRPALTGYFRTFEQSITTPHGDEVRGYHKPIMLAGGMGNIREEHVKKGEILVGSKLIVLGGPAMLIGLGGGAASSMATGTSSADLDFASVQRENPEMERRCQEVIDRCWQLGDKNPISFIHDVGAGGLSNAFPELVNDGDRGGRFELRNIPNDEPGMAPHEIWSNESQERYVLAVGPEDFARFQAICERERCPFAVVGEATAEPQLTVTDSHFGNSPVDMPLEVLLGKAPRMHRSAVRETELGDDFDPSALELADSIERVLHHPAVASKSFLITIGDRSITGLVARDQMVGPWQVPVADVAVTATSFDVYTGEAMAMGERTPLALLDAPASGRMAIGETLTNIAASRIGKLSDIKLSANWMSAAGHPGEDARLYDTVKAVGMELCPELGITIPVGKDSMSMATRWNEEGVDKSVTSPLSLIVTGFAPVTDVRQTLTPQLRMDKGTTDLILIDLGRGQNRMGASILAQTHGKLGKHAPDVDDAEDLKAFFAVIQGLNADGHLLAYHDRSDGGLLTSVVEMAFAGHCGLNIVLDSVAEDAAEINGILFNEELGAVIQVRQDATPDVLAQFSAAGLDDCVAVIGQPINNGEVTISFNGDTVFTGQRRLLQRQWAETSYQIQRLRDNADCAEQEFDVILEEDNPGLSTKLSFDVNQDITAPYIKKGIRPQVAVLREQGVNGQVEMAAAFDRAGFNAIDVHMSDILAGRVDLNEFKGLVACGGFSYGDVLGAGEGWAKSALFNSRARDAFQGFFERNDSFTLGVCNGCQMMSNLSELIPGSEFWPHFVRNRSEQFEARVAMVQVQESNSIFLQGMAGSRMPIAIAHGEGHAEFESEEALLEADLSGTVALRFVDNHGKVTESYPANPNGSPRGITGLTSRDGRVTIMMPHPERVFRAVQNSWRPEEWNEDGAWMRMFRNARVWVN encoded by the coding sequence ATGTTGATCCTGCGCGGCGCTCCTGCCCTTTCTGCCTTTCGCCACAGCAAACTCCTTGAACAACTGAGCCAGAAGGTTCCAGCGGTTACAGGCCTGTATGCTGAATTTGCTCACTTCGCCGACGTTACCGGCGTGTTGACCGCCGACGAGCAGCAAGTGCTGGCACGCCTTCTGAAGTACGGCCCAAGCGTTCCCGTTCAAGAGCCGACCGGCCGCTTGTTCCTGGTTCTGCCACGGTTCGGCACCATCTCGCCTTGGTCGAGCAAGGCCAGCGACATTGCCCGGAACTGCGGCCTGGAAAAAATCCAGCGCCTGGAACGCGGTATCGCCTTCTACGTCGAAGGTGGGTTCAGCGATGCCGAAGCCGAGCTGATCGCCAGCAGCCTGCATGACCGCATGACCCAGATCATCGTCAGCCAGCTGGAACAGGCTGCCGGTCTGTTCAGCCACGCCGAGCCCAAGCCGCTGACCGCGATTGACGTGCTCGGCGGCGGCCGCGCCGCCCTCGAGAAGGCCAACACCGAACTGGGCCTGGCCCTGGCCGAAGACGAGATCGACTACCTGGTCAATGCCTTCAACGGCTTGCAGCGCAACCCCCACGACATCGAACTGATGATGTTCGCCCAGGCCAACTCCGAGCATTGCCGTCACAAGATCTTCAACGCCAGTTGGGACATCGACGGCGAAAACCAGGAAAAAAGCCTGTTCGGCATGATCAAGAACACCTACGTGATGCACAGCGAAGGTGTTCTGTCTGCTTATAAGGACAACGCCTCGGTCATCGTCGGCAGCGTCGCCGGTCGTTTCTTCCCGGACCCTGAGACCCGCCAGTACGGTGCGGTGCAGGAACCGGTGCACATCCTGATGAAGGTTGAAACCCACAACCACCCGACCGCGATTGCCCCGTTCCCAGGCGCAGCCACCGGTTCCGGCGGCGAAATCCGCGACGAAGGTGCAACTGGCCGTGGCGCCAAGCCAAAGGCCGGCCTCACTGGCTTTACCGTGTCCAACCTGCAGATCCCCGGCTTCGAACAGCCGTGGGAAGTGCCGTACGGCAAGCCTGAGCGCATCGTGACCGCCCTCGACATCATGATCGAAGGCCCGCTGGGCGGCGCCGCGTTCAACAACGAATTCGGGCGCCCGGCGCTGACCGGCTACTTCCGTACCTTCGAACAGTCCATCACCACGCCTCACGGTGATGAAGTGCGCGGCTACCACAAGCCAATCATGTTGGCCGGCGGCATGGGCAACATCCGTGAAGAACACGTCAAGAAAGGCGAGATCCTGGTCGGCTCCAAGCTGATCGTACTCGGTGGCCCGGCCATGTTGATCGGCCTGGGCGGCGGTGCGGCATCCTCCATGGCCACTGGCACCAGCTCGGCTGACCTGGACTTCGCATCGGTACAGCGCGAAAACCCAGAGATGGAACGTCGCTGCCAGGAGGTCATCGACCGTTGCTGGCAGTTGGGTGACAAGAACCCGATCAGCTTCATCCACGACGTCGGCGCCGGTGGTTTGTCCAACGCCTTCCCGGAACTGGTCAACGATGGCGACCGCGGTGGCCGTTTCGAACTGCGCAACATTCCAAACGACGAGCCGGGCATGGCCCCGCACGAAATCTGGAGCAACGAATCCCAGGAGCGCTACGTACTGGCCGTCGGCCCTGAAGACTTCGCGCGCTTCCAGGCCATCTGCGAACGCGAGCGTTGCCCGTTCGCCGTGGTCGGCGAAGCCACTGCCGAGCCGCAACTGACGGTTACCGACAGTCACTTCGGCAACAGCCCGGTGGACATGCCGCTCGAAGTGCTGCTGGGCAAAGCCCCGCGCATGCACCGTTCGGCGGTACGTGAAACCGAGCTGGGCGATGATTTCGACCCAAGCGCACTGGAACTGGCCGACAGCATCGAACGCGTGCTGCACCATCCGGCCGTGGCCAGCAAAAGCTTTTTGATCACCATCGGCGACCGCAGCATCACCGGCCTGGTGGCCCGTGACCAAATGGTCGGCCCATGGCAGGTTCCGGTGGCAGACGTTGCCGTCACCGCCACCAGCTTCGACGTTTACACCGGTGAAGCCATGGCGATGGGCGAGCGCACGCCGCTCGCCCTGCTGGACGCCCCGGCCTCGGGCCGCATGGCCATTGGTGAAACCCTCACCAACATCGCCGCTTCGCGCATTGGCAAGCTGTCCGACATCAAACTGTCGGCCAACTGGATGTCCGCGGCCGGCCACCCCGGTGAAGACGCGCGCCTGTACGACACCGTCAAGGCCGTCGGCATGGAGCTGTGCCCGGAACTGGGGATCACCATTCCGGTGGGCAAGGACTCCATGTCCATGGCCACCCGTTGGAACGAAGAAGGCGTGGACAAGAGCGTCACCTCGCCGCTGTCGCTGATCGTGACCGGTTTTGCTCCGGTGACCGATGTGCGCCAGACCCTCACCCCGCAACTGCGCATGGACAAGGGCACCACCGATCTGATCCTGATCGACCTGGGCCGTGGCCAGAACCGCATGGGCGCCTCGATCCTCGCGCAAACCCACGGCAAACTGGGCAAGCACGCGCCGGACGTGGATGACGCCGAAGACCTCAAAGCCTTCTTCGCCGTGATCCAGGGTCTCAACGCCGACGGCCACCTGCTGGCCTACCACGACCGTTCCGACGGTGGTTTGCTGACAAGCGTGGTCGAGATGGCCTTCGCCGGTCACTGCGGCCTGAACATCGTGCTCGACAGCGTTGCCGAGGATGCCGCTGAAATCAACGGCATCCTGTTCAACGAAGAGTTGGGTGCGGTGATCCAGGTGCGCCAGGACGCTACCCCGGACGTACTTGCACAGTTCAGCGCCGCCGGCCTGGATGACTGCGTGGCGGTGATCGGCCAACCGATCAACAACGGTGAAGTCACTATCTCCTTCAATGGCGATACCGTGTTTACCGGCCAGCGCCGTCTGCTGCAACGCCAGTGGGCCGAGACCAGCTACCAGATCCAACGCCTGCGCGATAACGCCGACTGCGCCGAGCAGGAGTTCGACGTGATCCTGGAAGAAGACAACCCAGGCCTGAGCACCAAGCTCAGCTTCGACGTCAACCAGGACATCACCGCGCCGTACATCAAGAAAGGCATTCGCCCACAAGTTGCCGTGCTGCGTGAGCAGGGCGTCAACGGCCAGGTGGAAATGGCGGCTGCGTTCGACCGCGCCGGCTTCAATGCGATCGACGTGCACATGAGCGATATCCTCGCCGGTCGCGTCGACCTCAATGAGTTCAAAGGCCTGGTGGCCTGCGGCGGTTTCTCCTACGGCGACGTGCTGGGTGCCGGTGAAGGCTGGGCCAAGTCCGCGCTGTTCAACAGCCGTGCCCGCGATGCGTTCCAAGGGTTCTTCGAGCGCAACGACAGCTTCACCCTCGGTGTGTGCAACGGTTGCCAGATGATGTCCAACCTTAGCGAACTGATCCCGGGCAGCGAGTTCTGGCCGCACTTTGTGCGCAACCGTTCCGAGCAGTTCGAAGCGCGCGTGGCCATGGTGCAGGTGCAGGAGTCCAACTCGATCTTCCTGCAAGGCATGGCCGGTTCGCGCATGCCGATCGCCATCGCCCACGGTGAAGGCCATGCCGAGTTCGAAAGCGAAGAAGCACTGCTTGAAGCCGACCTGTCCGGCACCGTTGCGCTGCGTTTCGTCGACAACCACGGCAAGGTCACCGAAAGCTACCCGGCCAACCCGAACGGCTCGCCGCGCGGGATCACCGGCCTTACCAGCCGCGACGGTCGCGTGACCATCATGATGCCGCACCCGGAACGCGTGTTCCGCGCCGTGCAGAACTCGTGGCGCCCCGAAGAGTGGAACGAAGACGGCGCCTGGATGCGCATGTTCCGCAACGCGCGCGTGTGGGTGAACTAA